The proteins below are encoded in one region of Argonema galeatum A003/A1:
- a CDS encoding CRR6 family NdhI maturation factor encodes MTIAIALNSNQLNNLDLSPAQTVIEKLLQEGAPSHEQQLRFDIDYPRESTDPRELSEIPEVRLWFVRLDARYPWLPFLLDWKAGELARYAAMLVPHQFSRKEGIQYNPEALEIFVMQKLFVLVDWMKSQGIESPSRLKSMAQMFGYELDDALFEAIR; translated from the coding sequence ATGACCATTGCGATCGCTCTCAACTCCAACCAACTCAACAATTTGGATCTGTCGCCTGCCCAAACGGTAATTGAAAAACTGCTGCAAGAAGGAGCCCCATCCCACGAACAGCAGTTGCGCTTTGATATTGACTATCCCCGCGAATCCACCGACCCACGGGAACTATCGGAAATCCCAGAGGTGCGGCTGTGGTTTGTTCGCCTGGACGCCCGCTATCCCTGGCTGCCGTTTCTGCTCGATTGGAAAGCTGGGGAACTAGCCCGCTACGCCGCCATGCTGGTGCCGCACCAATTCAGCCGCAAAGAGGGCATCCAGTACAATCCAGAAGCTTTAGAAATTTTTGTGATGCAAAAGCTGTTTGTTTTGGTGGACTGGATGAAAAGTCAAGGCATTGAAAGTCCATCCCGGTTAAAGTCGATGGCCCAGATGTTCGGTTACGAACTGGATGATGCCTTGTTTGAGGCTATCCGCTAG
- a CDS encoding PAS domain S-box protein gives MSKKSLKSSIAEPLGKIPLQLVMIVPFVVQIVGAVGIVGYLSFQNSEKAVNKLANKLMDEVSARIEQNLNNYLEIPHQVNKIKLNAIESGLLSMKDISAWEKYLWRLVQLYPEVNYTIVANKDGRVRGVDRTENGTILRLEIDDYTNYNFTFYNTDEKGDRTTINQVIPNNESELERRYWYTHQFWYKEGINAKKASWNSAINPSFIEPTLLVVATEPLYDREGQLQGLMLTSLRLNSTGRFLRSLNIAKTGQAFIIDDRGRLVATSTDEIPFRTQDGKREMFKATESSNPVTRTTATYLATHSEIFNNLKKARHIKFEIDGKRQFLRLLPFRDDKGLNWQVAVVVPESDFMAKIYKNRQHTIIMCIATLGLATIVGIFISRWITKPILRLSQAAQSIASGKLNQNVEEEGLKEVRILVNSFNSMADQLLESFATLEAKNEELKIAEENYRSIFENALEGIFQAAPDGHYISVNLAMSRIYCYESPDEMIATVSNIASQVYVDSSSLQEFYTEMQEKGKVKNFEYRAYRKDGSIIWVQEDARAVRDSSGNVLYYEGLIQDVTARKLQEEELKRQLQELKIEIDHQKRKQEVAQITESGFFQDIQTEIENLKIDDFWN, from the coding sequence ATGTCCAAGAAATCTCTCAAATCGTCAATTGCCGAACCTTTAGGAAAAATTCCCCTCCAACTTGTCATGATTGTCCCTTTTGTCGTGCAAATTGTCGGGGCTGTGGGAATAGTGGGATATCTCTCCTTTCAAAACAGCGAGAAAGCAGTCAATAAGCTTGCCAATAAATTAATGGATGAAGTTTCCGCTCGCATCGAACAAAATCTAAATAACTACCTAGAAATTCCGCATCAGGTGAATAAAATCAAACTGAATGCGATAGAAAGCGGGCTTTTAAGTATGAAAGATATATCAGCTTGGGAGAAATATCTTTGGCGGCTAGTCCAGTTATATCCAGAAGTAAACTACACGATAGTCGCTAACAAAGATGGAAGAGTACGAGGAGTAGACCGTACAGAAAATGGCACTATACTCCGACTCGAAATAGATGATTACACCAACTACAATTTTACTTTTTACAATACGGACGAAAAGGGCGATCGCACTACAATTAACCAGGTCATACCCAACAATGAATCTGAGCTAGAAAGGCGATATTGGTACACACATCAATTTTGGTACAAAGAGGGAATTAACGCCAAAAAAGCTAGTTGGAATTCGGCAATTAATCCCTCATTTATAGAGCCTACTTTGTTAGTTGTTGCTACCGAGCCGTTGTACGATCGAGAAGGGCAACTACAAGGACTCATGCTTACGTCATTACGTCTGAACAGTACTGGTCGATTCTTGCGGAGCCTTAACATTGCTAAAACAGGACAAGCATTTATTATTGATGATCGGGGAAGATTAGTAGCCACTTCTACCGATGAAATACCATTTCGTACTCAAGATGGTAAAAGAGAAATGTTCAAAGCAACAGAAAGTAGCAACCCAGTTACGAGAACTACAGCTACATATTTAGCTACCCATTCAGAAATATTCAATAACTTGAAAAAAGCGCGGCATATAAAATTTGAAATAGACGGCAAGCGACAATTTTTAAGACTCTTGCCTTTCCGGGACGATAAAGGGCTCAATTGGCAGGTGGCGGTAGTAGTTCCCGAATCTGACTTTATGGCAAAAATTTACAAAAATAGGCAGCATACAATTATTATGTGTATTGCCACTTTGGGTTTGGCAACTATTGTGGGAATCTTCATCTCTCGTTGGATTACGAAACCTATTCTCAGGTTGAGTCAAGCCGCGCAATCTATTGCCAGCGGTAAACTCAACCAAAATGTGGAGGAAGAAGGACTAAAAGAGGTGAGGATTCTAGTCAATTCATTTAACAGTATGGCAGACCAACTGCTAGAGTCATTTGCTACCCTAGAAGCCAAAAACGAAGAACTCAAAATTGCCGAAGAAAATTATCGCAGTATATTTGAAAACGCGCTGGAGGGGATCTTCCAGGCAGCCCCAGATGGACATTACATCAGCGTAAATCTGGCAATGAGCCGGATCTATTGTTATGAGTCTCCAGACGAGATGATCGCTACAGTTAGTAACATTGCCAGTCAAGTTTATGTAGACTCAAGCAGCTTGCAAGAGTTTTATACCGAGATGCAGGAAAAGGGGAAAGTGAAAAATTTTGAGTATCGAGCTTATCGGAAAGATGGCAGTATAATTTGGGTGCAGGAAGATGCTCGCGCCGTCCGGGATAGCAGTGGCAATGTCCTTTATTATGAAGGTTTGATCCAGGATGTCACAGCACGCAAGCTGCAAGAGGAAGAACTCAAACGCCAGTTACAAGAGTTAAAGATAGAGATTGACCACCAAAAGCGCAAGCAAGAGGTTGCCCAGATTACCGAAAGTGGCTTTTTTCAAGATATCCAAACAGAAATTGAAAACCTTAAAATTGATGATTTCTGGAACTGA
- a CDS encoding EF-hand domain-containing protein yields MTSTEFEKKAIDEAEVERLWKAFQVFDADGSGAVSTEELGEVMRSLGHNPTETELRDTIKEVDVDLSGTIDFEEFKALMVSKQGDRESRLKLAFTVFDRDSSGQITADELHCVMSKFGLTDDELKEMLEEVDRDGDGSIDFDEFCKLVPEESEISTGYTDSPIFSASETQTSTSSANTADEIAGTIAAGMDTAVDPASSTAEETPLVKEEEVARLKELLAQHPQSDTKRGTSRLQMQIGLFRLLQGAAYRSFRESFSANHQTHLRVRNLPYRIIDFVQFVKTAIALYKGLGVVEEACYPVLDAVVKSIEDEYARLHDRIKNWKTIEKTPEMLAEEKAMLESRSKSANVKEKFAAGVEFAITMKKKQLNLGDIVEGVLAINELNRLREMELKQELAPPPDVSEGDPKDYLKKWNRVILSNALETVDGAMMPVAYWYEDFMPKLLAAFSVGTAADIQTNTVPDEASLDNWYQSAKQAGEFDRFGVDLAENFAKCTPKQKLMLKQAWRFTSYYLNGVQKRRERMEFGRESGELSQYVAFIDIYMGRSEVKNSQMRVSFPYYIGPAVWRFFHTSAEIVCTKTPEQQKALVGVFKDFFKLFASMYPCPYCRHHLNAYVVQNKEVDMYPMEYLLLGRDPVDTDFQVSLDEKLSTVVDGPSLRLFFWKLHNTVSSSIARSEEWYHKDEKAFYTSRYWPSLDAELARANALKHISIGTDRIYRIYGLLKPVARLAGLRMELQKLVEKGEKERIERACAIADNYIKDLESAAIDGQFLQETYRFDPQLIDDKAPAFTPEEEEFGRSGLFVEV; encoded by the coding sequence ATGACATCTACCGAGTTTGAAAAAAAGGCGATCGATGAGGCAGAGGTGGAGAGACTCTGGAAAGCATTCCAAGTCTTTGATGCGGACGGTAGCGGTGCCGTCTCTACAGAGGAACTGGGAGAGGTGATGCGATCGCTCGGACACAATCCCACGGAGACGGAGCTGCGGGACACGATCAAGGAAGTAGATGTTGATTTGTCTGGCACGATCGATTTTGAGGAGTTCAAAGCGCTGATGGTGTCCAAGCAAGGAGACAGGGAAAGCCGTCTCAAGCTGGCATTTACCGTCTTCGATCGGGACAGTAGCGGTCAAATTACCGCAGACGAGCTGCACTGTGTGATGAGCAAGTTTGGACTCACAGATGATGAACTCAAAGAGATGTTGGAAGAAGTCGATCGCGATGGCGACGGTTCAATTGACTTTGACGAGTTCTGCAAGCTAGTTCCAGAAGAGTCAGAGATTTCCACAGGCTATACAGATTCACCTATTTTCTCTGCCAGTGAGACCCAAACAAGCACAAGTTCCGCTAACACAGCAGATGAGATCGCGGGTACGATCGCTGCTGGCATGGATACAGCTGTCGATCCTGCCTCCTCTACCGCAGAGGAAACACCTCTAGTTAAAGAAGAGGAAGTAGCGCGGCTCAAAGAACTACTCGCCCAACACCCCCAGAGTGACACGAAGCGCGGTACTTCGCGCCTGCAAATGCAGATTGGTTTGTTCCGCTTGCTTCAGGGTGCAGCATACCGCTCTTTCCGCGAAAGTTTCTCCGCCAACCACCAAACTCACTTGCGGGTCAGAAACCTGCCATACAGAATTATTGACTTTGTGCAGTTTGTCAAGACAGCGATCGCACTGTACAAAGGATTAGGCGTGGTGGAAGAAGCTTGCTATCCCGTCTTGGATGCAGTAGTTAAATCGATCGAAGATGAGTACGCCCGATTGCACGATCGCATCAAGAACTGGAAGACAATCGAAAAAACTCCAGAAATGCTGGCAGAAGAAAAAGCGATGTTGGAATCTCGCAGTAAGTCTGCCAATGTCAAAGAGAAATTTGCGGCGGGAGTCGAGTTTGCGATCACAATGAAGAAGAAGCAACTCAACTTGGGCGACATCGTGGAAGGCGTGCTGGCCATCAACGAACTTAACCGACTCAGGGAGATGGAATTAAAGCAAGAACTAGCGCCACCACCAGATGTATCCGAGGGCGACCCGAAAGATTATCTGAAAAAGTGGAATCGCGTCATCCTCTCCAATGCACTAGAGACCGTGGATGGTGCGATGATGCCAGTAGCTTATTGGTATGAGGACTTCATGCCGAAGCTGTTGGCGGCGTTCAGCGTCGGTACTGCTGCGGACATCCAAACCAACACAGTACCGGATGAAGCAAGTTTGGACAATTGGTATCAGTCCGCTAAGCAGGCGGGGGAATTCGATCGCTTTGGGGTAGATTTGGCCGAAAACTTTGCCAAATGCACTCCAAAACAAAAGCTGATGCTCAAGCAGGCATGGCGTTTCACAAGCTACTACTTGAATGGAGTACAGAAACGGCGCGAACGCATGGAGTTTGGGCGCGAGTCCGGTGAACTCTCCCAGTATGTGGCATTCATCGACATATATATGGGCCGCAGCGAGGTGAAGAACTCCCAGATGCGCGTCAGCTTCCCCTACTATATTGGCCCTGCCGTGTGGCGTTTTTTCCATACCAGTGCCGAGATCGTTTGCACCAAGACACCGGAACAGCAGAAAGCGCTGGTAGGAGTTTTCAAGGACTTCTTCAAACTGTTTGCGAGTATGTACCCCTGTCCTTACTGCCGCCACCACCTCAACGCTTATGTGGTGCAGAACAAAGAAGTAGATATGTATCCGATGGAGTACCTGTTGCTAGGGCGCGATCCGGTGGACACTGATTTTCAGGTATCGCTAGATGAAAAGCTGTCCACGGTGGTGGATGGTCCCTCCCTGCGCTTGTTCTTCTGGAAGCTGCATAATACGGTTTCATCGTCGATCGCTCGCTCGGAAGAGTGGTATCACAAGGATGAGAAAGCGTTCTACACCAGCCGCTATTGGCCTAGCCTTGATGCGGAGCTGGCACGAGCTAATGCGCTCAAGCATATCAGCATTGGCACCGATCGCATCTATCGCATCTATGGTTTGCTCAAACCTGTGGCACGGTTGGCAGGATTGAGAATGGAATTGCAAAAGCTTGTAGAAAAGGGGGAAAAGGAAAGGATTGAGAGGGCTTGTGCGATCGCAGACAATTACATTAAGGATTTGGAGTCAGCTGCGATCGACGGACAATTCCTACAGGAAACATACCGCTTTGACCCCCAACTTATAGATGATAAAGCTCCCGCCTTCACGCCGGAGGAAGAGGAGTTTGGGCGCAGCGGTTTGTTCGTCGAGGTTTAA
- a CDS encoding D-glycero-alpha-D-manno-heptose-1,7-bisphosphate 7-phosphatase, which produces MKPAVFLDRDGVLNIEAGYIHSLEDLHLIPGAAKAVRQLNSSQIFCCLVSNQSGPARGYYPVDHVEALHQRLCHLLETEAGAKLDALYYCPYLSPPEGGTHPEFTRWSTWRKPNTGMLVAAAWEHDLDLSQSFAVGDKATDVDMAHNAGCSGILVQTGFGSSVLSGKYQHHTKPDYIATDLLAAVDWILQQMGNLEIERPAEQFNEYSGKQS; this is translated from the coding sequence ATGAAACCAGCCGTATTTCTCGATCGAGATGGCGTCCTCAACATCGAAGCGGGCTACATTCACTCTTTAGAAGACCTACATCTAATACCGGGTGCAGCTAAAGCAGTGCGGCAGTTAAACTCAAGCCAAATATTTTGCTGTCTGGTCTCTAACCAGTCTGGCCCAGCACGGGGCTACTACCCAGTTGACCACGTAGAAGCCTTGCATCAGCGTCTTTGCCACCTGTTGGAAACAGAAGCAGGGGCAAAATTAGACGCCCTGTACTACTGCCCCTATCTCAGTCCGCCAGAAGGAGGAACCCATCCAGAATTTACTCGTTGGAGTACTTGGCGCAAACCCAACACCGGGATGCTGGTGGCAGCTGCCTGGGAACATGACCTAGACTTAAGCCAGAGTTTTGCAGTCGGCGATAAAGCAACCGATGTTGATATGGCTCACAATGCCGGGTGCAGCGGGATTTTGGTGCAGACTGGATTTGGTTCTAGCGTCCTGAGTGGTAAGTACCAGCACCACACCAAACCAGATTATATTGCCACCGACTTATTAGCTGCCGTTGATTGGATTTTGCAGCAAATGGGTAATTTAGAGATAGAGCGACCCGCAGAGCAATTCAATGAATATAGTGGCAAACAATCCTAA